In one window of Leptospira sp. GIMC2001 DNA:
- the dnaE gene encoding DNA polymerase III subunit alpha has translation MEDFAHLHLHTTYSMLDGAIRIPDLMKKVKESGMSSVAMTDHGNMYGAIEFYNQAKKEGIKPILGCEFYVTPSRNKEEELEQIADGGAYHLILLVKDEIGYQNIIKLASRSFTEGFYRKARIDYDLLSRHSEGLVCLTACLAGEVNKKILEGKEDQSFQLAGKLNEIFRKEDFYLEIQNHGIPEQAIVARKILEFSKRLGIPTILTNDSHFLGHDDQEAQNILLRIGMQKKIDDEMRLGFNSEFYVKNSEEMKRLFPDNPEAFYKTLEVRDKCNLNLSFGTPLLPEFPVPPGYNAQTFLEKIVEDGLVRRYGSITPEIRTRCDFEMETIRNMNFAGYFLIVSDYINFAKQAKIPVGPGRGSAAGSIVAYAVGITDVEPLRYNLLFERFLNPDRKEMPDIDTDFCMDRREEVINYIRRKYGEDKVGQIITFGSLAAKAALKDVARVFNVSFSESNEMTKAFPKKLNISLDEAVASSSELKTILEKNDLNRKVFQIAHKLEGNFRQPGRHAAGVVISPFPLEQVVPLATVSEKDKQTRSIVTQYDKNMLELVGLIKMDILGLKNLTTIAYCLELIHKHKNIEIEIDKIPLDDAATYSLLRRADTKGIFQLESSGITDLVAKAQVNGFEEIVALIALYRPGPMNAGMLDEYLDRKSGKLKIVYQHPDLEPALKETYGVIVYQEQVMSISRIMGGFTAGESDGLRKVMAKKKIKEIPYYKEKFIKGAEERKISGKIASELFEQMETFAEYGFNKSHSVAYAIITYQTAYLKANYPTEYMAALLATANGKASDLVKYINNARDIGIAILSPDVNESEVDFSISGEKRILFGLSSVKGVGDLAGKDIIAKRKENGRFNNLEEFIKNLDIRLVNKKVLESLIASGALDSFGYTRKCLTESLESILSFASKEQEMRNEGQVSLFGGMMSNHMSLNLPKEAEEWDFDFKLKQEKLMTGLYFSGHPLDKFKEKLRQLRFTKIENLEDIKSKTKVEIVGIVSKKENKLTKKNAEFANLVIEDPTGEIDCVCFPKTYNEFKDILVEGRALFLKGTLEKVEVGESETKGQIIVNHVEELTEAKLEEKMEKSIHIKIDLSKHPALDTIKKLNDLFGQSRGTSNVFFHLSGDGSPKRVIKAHEHFSVEPTPELLATILQILGTKSVFYTVGEELREFVG, from the coding sequence ATGGAAGATTTCGCCCATTTACATCTACATACTACCTACTCCATGTTGGATGGGGCGATTCGTATCCCAGATCTAATGAAAAAGGTCAAAGAATCGGGTATGTCCAGTGTTGCCATGACAGATCACGGCAATATGTATGGGGCAATTGAATTCTACAACCAGGCCAAAAAGGAAGGAATCAAGCCCATTCTTGGCTGCGAGTTCTATGTTACACCTTCAAGAAACAAAGAAGAAGAATTAGAACAGATCGCCGATGGAGGAGCCTATCATCTTATCCTTCTCGTCAAAGATGAGATTGGTTATCAGAATATTATAAAACTTGCATCTAGATCATTTACGGAAGGATTCTACCGGAAGGCTAGAATAGATTATGATCTATTATCAAGACATAGTGAAGGACTAGTTTGCCTGACCGCTTGCCTTGCGGGTGAAGTTAACAAAAAAATTCTTGAAGGCAAAGAAGATCAGAGCTTCCAACTTGCAGGTAAGCTCAACGAAATTTTTCGCAAAGAAGATTTCTATCTAGAAATTCAGAATCATGGAATCCCCGAACAAGCAATAGTTGCAAGAAAGATTTTGGAATTTAGCAAACGATTGGGTATCCCAACAATCCTAACTAACGATTCCCATTTTCTTGGTCACGACGATCAAGAAGCTCAGAACATTTTGTTACGAATTGGGATGCAGAAAAAAATTGACGATGAGATGAGACTTGGCTTCAACTCGGAATTTTATGTAAAAAATTCAGAAGAAATGAAGCGCTTATTTCCAGATAATCCTGAAGCATTTTATAAAACCTTGGAAGTCCGAGACAAATGCAATCTCAATCTGAGTTTTGGAACTCCACTCTTGCCAGAATTTCCAGTTCCACCTGGATACAATGCTCAGACTTTTCTTGAGAAAATAGTCGAAGATGGTCTTGTTAGACGATACGGTTCAATCACTCCAGAAATTCGAACTCGTTGTGATTTTGAAATGGAAACCATTCGAAATATGAATTTCGCAGGTTACTTTCTAATCGTCTCAGATTATATCAATTTTGCAAAGCAAGCTAAAATTCCTGTTGGACCAGGACGTGGTTCAGCAGCTGGATCTATTGTTGCCTATGCAGTTGGAATTACAGACGTTGAACCGCTTCGATACAATCTACTTTTTGAGAGATTTCTCAATCCGGATAGAAAGGAAATGCCTGATATCGATACCGACTTCTGCATGGATCGTCGTGAAGAAGTAATCAACTACATTCGTCGTAAATACGGCGAAGATAAAGTAGGACAGATTATCACATTTGGATCTCTTGCGGCCAAGGCTGCTCTTAAAGATGTCGCTCGAGTTTTCAATGTATCTTTTAGTGAATCCAATGAGATGACGAAAGCTTTTCCTAAGAAATTAAATATTTCCTTGGATGAAGCAGTCGCAAGTTCTTCCGAGCTTAAAACTATTCTAGAAAAAAATGATCTAAACCGAAAAGTTTTCCAGATTGCTCATAAATTAGAAGGAAACTTTCGTCAACCCGGAAGACATGCGGCAGGAGTAGTTATATCCCCATTCCCGCTAGAACAAGTTGTACCATTAGCTACTGTATCAGAAAAGGATAAACAAACAAGATCCATTGTAACTCAGTATGACAAGAACATGTTGGAACTTGTTGGATTGATCAAGATGGATATCTTGGGTCTTAAGAACTTAACTACAATTGCCTATTGCCTTGAATTAATACATAAACATAAGAATATTGAGATTGAAATTGATAAAATACCTTTAGATGATGCGGCAACCTATTCGCTACTACGACGTGCAGATACTAAGGGAATATTTCAGTTAGAATCTTCTGGAATCACAGACCTTGTTGCCAAAGCTCAAGTCAATGGATTTGAAGAAATTGTTGCCTTAATTGCACTGTATCGTCCAGGTCCGATGAATGCGGGGATGTTGGATGAATACTTAGATCGTAAAAGTGGTAAACTCAAAATTGTATACCAACACCCTGACCTTGAACCAGCTCTAAAAGAAACCTATGGAGTCATCGTCTATCAAGAGCAGGTGATGAGTATCTCACGTATCATGGGAGGATTTACTGCTGGTGAATCAGATGGTCTTCGTAAAGTAATGGCGAAGAAGAAGATCAAGGAAATTCCCTACTACAAAGAGAAATTCATCAAAGGTGCTGAAGAAAGAAAAATTTCCGGTAAAATCGCAAGCGAACTCTTTGAACAGATGGAAACATTTGCGGAATACGGATTCAATAAATCGCATTCTGTTGCTTATGCTATCATTACCTATCAAACCGCCTATCTAAAAGCCAATTACCCAACTGAGTATATGGCAGCTCTACTTGCCACAGCAAATGGGAAAGCAAGTGATCTAGTAAAATACATCAACAATGCTCGTGATATCGGAATCGCGATCCTCAGTCCGGACGTAAATGAATCGGAAGTAGATTTTAGCATCTCTGGGGAGAAGCGAATCCTTTTTGGTTTATCGTCTGTTAAGGGCGTCGGTGATCTTGCTGGGAAAGATATTATTGCCAAAAGAAAAGAAAATGGACGTTTCAATAATTTAGAAGAATTTATAAAAAATTTAGATATTCGTTTAGTCAATAAGAAAGTTCTAGAAAGCCTTATTGCGAGTGGAGCATTGGATTCTTTTGGTTACACAAGAAAATGTCTTACTGAGAGTTTGGAATCAATTCTTAGCTTTGCATCCAAAGAACAAGAGATGCGCAATGAAGGACAAGTTTCACTATTCGGTGGAATGATGTCGAATCATATGAGTTTGAATCTTCCGAAAGAAGCAGAAGAATGGGATTTTGATTTCAAACTAAAGCAAGAAAAACTAATGACGGGTCTTTATTTCTCAGGCCATCCACTAGATAAATTCAAAGAGAAATTACGTCAGCTTCGTTTCACAAAAATTGAAAATCTTGAAGATATAAAATCCAAAACAAAAGTAGAAATTGTTGGAATTGTCTCAAAAAAAGAAAATAAATTAACTAAGAAAAATGCAGAATTTGCAAACCTTGTCATCGAAGATCCAACTGGAGAGATCGATTGTGTTTGTTTTCCGAAAACATATAACGAATTCAAAGACATCCTAGTTGAAGGCCGCGCCCTTTTCCTTAAGGGAACTTTAGAGAAAGTGGAAGTAGGAGAATCCGAAACCAAGGGACAAATCATCGTCAACCATGTTGAAGAACTAACAGAAGCTAAACTCGAAGAAAAAATGGAGAAGTCCATTCATATAAAAATTGATCTATCAAAACACCCGGCTCTAGATACCATAAAAAAATTGAATGATTTGTTTGGTCAGAGTCGCGGCACATCCAATGTTTTCTTCCATCTATCGGGAGACGGTTCTCCCAAACGAGTGATCAAGGCTCATGAACATTTTAGCGTGGAACCCACACCAGAACTTCTAGCAACCATTCTGCAAATTCTTGGCACCAAATCTGTATTCTACACGGTCGGCGAAGAACTACGCGAATTTGTTGGATAA
- a CDS encoding Lcl domain-containing protein — MLKTFPKFLLILSIILSSLSFQNCGLPSVSKEFQELSVLYRLISSEGVDSNTSNPVDSEDAVEEPIIQPSFNITYDGNGNDGGSHPEDSNDYNDGQFITILGNTGSMTLAGNAFVGWNTESDGSGDSYVAGNTIQVNGADIVLYAQWSTLPTYTITYDGNGNSSGTVPVDVSNYLASATVTVSGNTGSLALIAHSFTGWNTASDGSGTSYNPTDSFAMPGSNVTLYAQWSALPTFTVSYDGNANDSGTVPIDSDSYLTGETVTVLANTGNLDRTGFSFAGWNTASNGSGTSYNGSDTFTMLTANITLYAQWNSSFTVTYVANGSTAGFVPNDPNTYLNGDTVTVLGNPNSLVKSGKAWIGWNTAADGSGTTYTQGQSFLMGSSNISLYALYLEGIYAFAHFTTGASNCFDATTGPSVCPVAGFPNQAPETTHGSTIIKSLTDNGDETITDNITGLTWRKCPLGLTGNNCDTNTANTFNFADAQTTCQSFYGVSWRLPSIREMATLLDNSAGLSPIIDINFFPEGGSSFYTSTSDGSSYHFLTYFAGTISANTAFGTLRRVQCVQGPQVDEVINLSDEGNGTIRDNISGLIWQKCHSGRNNDPTCSDDIGEVDTISWQAALQYCDNLNLATYTDWRLPNRNELLSLVDFSITGANKFDTSLFPAPGFENAQMWSSNVTAVVSGNANVSWVNASFGTLNTEIASNTNRAARCVRGP; from the coding sequence ATGTTGAAAACTTTTCCTAAATTCTTATTAATTCTCTCGATCATTTTGTCATCTTTATCATTTCAGAATTGCGGATTGCCATCGGTAAGTAAAGAATTCCAAGAATTGAGTGTTTTGTATAGGTTGATTTCTTCTGAGGGAGTCGATTCGAATACATCCAATCCTGTTGATTCGGAAGATGCAGTCGAAGAGCCGATCATTCAGCCAAGCTTCAACATCACTTACGACGGAAACGGCAATGACGGAGGATCCCATCCAGAGGATAGTAATGACTATAACGATGGACAATTCATTACAATATTAGGAAATACTGGTTCAATGACTTTGGCGGGAAATGCTTTCGTCGGATGGAATACGGAATCAGATGGTTCGGGTGATAGCTATGTTGCGGGCAACACCATTCAAGTGAATGGAGCAGATATAGTGTTGTATGCTCAGTGGTCAACTCTACCGACCTATACGATAACCTACGATGGCAATGGGAATAGTTCCGGCACTGTGCCAGTAGATGTGAGCAATTATCTTGCTAGCGCAACTGTTACCGTATCTGGAAATACTGGATCCCTTGCATTAATAGCACATAGCTTTACTGGATGGAATACGGCTTCTGATGGAAGTGGAACCAGCTATAATCCTACCGATAGTTTTGCTATGCCTGGAAGCAACGTTACACTCTACGCTCAATGGTCAGCCCTTCCAACTTTTACGGTATCTTATGATGGAAACGCAAATGATTCCGGTACCGTTCCTATAGATTCCGATAGTTATCTTACAGGAGAAACTGTAACGGTTCTTGCTAATACGGGAAATCTAGATCGGACAGGTTTTTCTTTTGCCGGATGGAACACAGCATCCAATGGATCGGGCACAAGTTATAATGGAAGTGATACATTTACAATGCTCACGGCAAATATCACCTTGTATGCTCAATGGAATTCTAGCTTTACGGTGACCTATGTTGCAAACGGATCCACTGCAGGTTTTGTTCCCAACGATCCGAATACCTATCTGAATGGTGATACAGTAACTGTTCTCGGCAATCCAAATAGCTTAGTCAAATCAGGAAAAGCTTGGATCGGATGGAATACTGCAGCAGACGGATCGGGAACAACTTATACGCAAGGGCAATCCTTTCTTATGGGATCATCTAATATCAGTTTGTATGCACTTTATCTAGAAGGGATTTATGCTTTTGCCCATTTTACTACGGGTGCTTCTAATTGCTTCGATGCGACGACTGGACCTTCGGTCTGTCCAGTCGCAGGATTTCCCAATCAAGCACCCGAAACAACTCATGGCTCTACCATTATTAAGTCACTCACAGACAACGGTGACGAAACAATCACTGACAACATAACAGGTCTTACATGGAGAAAGTGTCCTTTAGGACTTACTGGAAATAACTGTGATACCAATACCGCAAATACTTTTAATTTTGCAGATGCTCAGACGACTTGCCAATCGTTTTATGGTGTTAGCTGGAGACTTCCTTCAATCAGAGAGATGGCGACTTTGCTTGATAATTCAGCAGGACTTTCTCCAATCATAGATATAAATTTTTTCCCAGAGGGCGGAAGTTCATTCTATACATCAACATCAGATGGTAGTTCGTATCATTTCTTAACTTATTTCGCTGGAACAATTTCAGCAAACACAGCTTTTGGAACTCTCAGAAGAGTTCAATGTGTTCAAGGACCACAAGTTGATGAAGTGATCAATCTCAGTGACGAAGGGAATGGAACCATTCGTGACAATATTTCAGGATTGATCTGGCAGAAATGTCACTCTGGAAGAAACAACGACCCTACATGTTCCGATGATATTGGAGAAGTAGATACGATAAGTTGGCAAGCAGCACTTCAATATTGTGATAATCTTAATTTGGCGACTTATACAGATTGGAGACTTCCGAACAGAAACGAACTACTATCTTTGGTTGATTTCTCCATTACGGGTGCAAATAAATTTGATACAAGTCTGTTCCCGGCACCAGGATTTGAAAATGCTCAGATGTGGTCTTCGAATGTAACTGCGGTTGTCAGTGGCAATGCGAATGTATCCTGGGTGAATGCGAGTTTTGGCACCTTGAATACAGAAATTGCATCCAATACCAATCGAGCAGCTCGCTGTGTTCGCGGTCCATAA
- the gatB gene encoding Asp-tRNA(Asn)/Glu-tRNA(Gln) amidotransferase subunit GatB, whose product MDYEVIIGLEVHCQLDTKSKIFSPATAEFGGSPNTHIATVCAALPGSLPVLNEEVLEKAIIAGLALGCQIANFTKFDRKNYFYPDLPKGYQISQFDKPYATGGGVQIKLKDGTEKFINLTRIHMEEDAGKLIHSHDSSINRSYVDLNRAGTPLIEIVSEPDMRSSEEAYVYLNNLKSILRYVRVSDCNMEEGSLRCDANVSIRPRSEKEFRTRVEIKNLNSFKAVKQAIEYEIEWQKDVYSRGETFQQMTKLWDATLLKTIPMRTKENSHDYRYFPEPDLPAFEIPQSKINEIQKSLPELPHEKKLRFISEHKLPEYDAEVLTSEREISEYFEKALSISCDAKKTSNWVKDEVLGIVNKENTSIDKFSVGAERIGGLIALINKGEISGKIAKTVFEDMLTSPDSPERIVEVKGLKVVRDDKEIERIVDSVLEKNQESVLSYQSGKDRALGALVGAVMKESKGKADPKTVNDLLLSKLGPLPQK is encoded by the coding sequence GTGGATTACGAAGTTATCATAGGTCTTGAAGTTCATTGTCAGTTGGATACAAAATCCAAAATTTTTTCTCCGGCTACAGCAGAATTCGGTGGATCACCAAACACTCATATAGCGACAGTTTGTGCAGCTCTTCCAGGATCCTTACCCGTACTCAATGAAGAAGTCTTAGAAAAGGCAATTATTGCAGGTCTTGCATTGGGTTGCCAAATTGCGAATTTCACAAAATTTGATCGTAAAAATTATTTCTATCCAGATCTTCCAAAAGGATACCAGATTTCCCAATTTGATAAACCTTACGCAACAGGCGGCGGAGTTCAGATTAAATTAAAAGACGGAACTGAGAAATTTATTAACCTAACAAGGATTCATATGGAAGAGGATGCAGGAAAATTGATCCACTCTCATGACTCTAGTATCAATCGATCTTATGTTGATTTAAACCGTGCAGGCACACCCCTAATCGAAATAGTTTCCGAACCAGATATGCGTTCATCAGAAGAGGCTTATGTCTATCTAAATAATTTAAAATCCATTCTCCGCTATGTCCGTGTATCAGATTGCAATATGGAAGAAGGATCTCTTAGATGTGATGCAAACGTTTCTATTCGTCCGCGAAGCGAGAAAGAATTTAGAACAAGGGTAGAAATAAAGAATCTTAACTCATTTAAAGCTGTAAAGCAAGCAATTGAATATGAGATCGAATGGCAAAAGGACGTTTATTCTCGAGGAGAAACCTTTCAACAGATGACAAAGTTGTGGGATGCGACATTACTCAAAACAATTCCGATGAGAACAAAAGAAAATAGTCATGACTATAGATATTTTCCTGAACCCGACCTTCCAGCTTTTGAAATTCCACAATCAAAAATCAACGAGATACAAAAATCTCTGCCAGAACTTCCTCACGAAAAAAAACTTCGATTCATCAGCGAACACAAGTTACCCGAATATGATGCGGAAGTTTTGACTTCCGAGAGAGAAATTTCAGAATACTTTGAGAAAGCTCTCAGCATTTCTTGTGATGCCAAAAAAACATCCAACTGGGTTAAAGATGAAGTCCTCGGCATTGTGAACAAAGAGAACACTTCGATCGATAAATTTTCAGTGGGTGCAGAAAGAATTGGTGGATTGATCGCTCTTATCAACAAAGGCGAAATCTCCGGTAAGATTGCAAAAACTGTTTTCGAAGATATGCTTACCTCACCTGATAGTCCAGAAAGAATCGTCGAGGTAAAAGGTCTCAAAGTAGTTCGAGATGACAAAGAAATTGAGCGAATCGTTGACTCTGTTCTTGAGAAAAACCAAGAATCCGTTCTCTCCTATCAAAGTGGAAAAGATCGTGCTCTCGGTGCACTCGTTGGAGCAGTCATGAAAGAATCGAAAGGTAAAGCAGATCCTAAAACTGTAAATGATTTACTTCTAAGCAAGCTTGGACCTCTTCCTCAGAAATAA
- a CDS encoding aldehyde dehydrogenase family protein, with translation MATKTATKSVPKTKLSPLKKNSNGVLPHKIVSIDSKKLKDMENVFSLQKKKALELRHSTTKQRIKKLKSLKDLIFKYQPEIREALRADFNKSETETDLSEILPSIAECRDAIRHLKYWMKPVRANTPITLFGAVSEIHYEPRGTVLIIAPWNYPFHLAFAPIVGAIAAGNTVILKPSEYTPHTSALTKKMLAELFPEEEVAVFEGDHTVSTALTDLPFDHIFFTGSTNVGKIIMERASKHLTSVTLELGGKSPAIITDGADIKKAAHSILWGKFLNAGQTCVAPDYLLIPESKVDDFVEQAKKTVKKFFGSETEDKSSSKDFCRIVNARNFERVSGYIKEAVIKGAKIELGGEVDASQNFIAPTILSKIPKDSKIMEDEIFGPVLPIITYKNLDEAIDFVNSKPKPLALYIFTKDEKKINKILKSTSSGGAVINDLIIHLANSHLPFGGVNHSGHGSYHGFFGFKQFSHERSVLKQSPVSAIKMMYPPYNNLAKKLVDITTKYLA, from the coding sequence ATGGCAACTAAAACTGCTACCAAGTCCGTTCCAAAAACAAAGTTATCACCACTTAAGAAAAACTCCAATGGTGTATTGCCTCACAAAATTGTAAGCATTGATTCAAAAAAATTAAAGGATATGGAAAATGTTTTTTCTCTTCAAAAGAAAAAAGCTTTGGAACTAAGACATTCGACTACCAAACAAAGAATAAAAAAATTAAAAAGCTTAAAAGATTTAATCTTCAAATACCAACCAGAAATCCGAGAAGCGCTGCGTGCTGATTTCAATAAATCCGAAACTGAGACTGATCTGTCTGAGATTCTTCCTAGTATTGCTGAATGTAGAGATGCTATCCGCCATCTTAAATATTGGATGAAGCCTGTTCGAGCAAACACTCCAATCACATTATTTGGTGCGGTATCCGAAATTCATTATGAACCTCGGGGAACTGTTTTAATCATAGCACCTTGGAATTACCCATTTCATCTGGCATTTGCTCCAATTGTTGGTGCGATTGCTGCAGGCAATACAGTCATTCTGAAGCCCTCAGAATATACACCTCATACTTCCGCTCTCACAAAAAAGATGTTAGCCGAACTTTTTCCAGAAGAGGAAGTTGCTGTCTTTGAAGGAGATCATACTGTATCGACAGCATTGACGGATTTGCCTTTTGATCATATTTTCTTTACTGGAAGTACAAATGTTGGAAAGATTATCATGGAGCGCGCATCCAAGCATTTAACCTCCGTTACATTGGAGCTCGGTGGCAAATCTCCAGCGATCATCACAGATGGAGCAGATATAAAAAAAGCAGCCCATTCAATTCTTTGGGGTAAATTTCTCAATGCGGGGCAGACTTGCGTTGCACCAGATTACCTATTGATTCCAGAATCCAAAGTTGATGATTTCGTTGAGCAAGCGAAGAAAACAGTTAAGAAATTTTTTGGCTCCGAAACCGAAGACAAATCTTCATCAAAAGATTTCTGTAGAATTGTAAACGCTAGAAATTTCGAAAGAGTTAGTGGATATATTAAGGAAGCAGTTATCAAAGGAGCAAAAATTGAATTGGGTGGCGAGGTTGACGCAAGTCAAAATTTTATTGCGCCAACGATTCTATCCAAAATTCCCAAAGATTCAAAGATCATGGAAGATGAGATTTTTGGTCCAGTTCTTCCGATCATCACCTACAAGAACTTGGACGAGGCAATAGATTTTGTTAATTCTAAACCCAAGCCTCTAGCTTTGTATATTTTTACAAAAGATGAAAAGAAAATAAACAAAATCCTAAAATCTACAAGTTCGGGCGGAGCTGTAATCAATGACTTAATCATTCATCTTGCCAATTCTCATCTGCCTTTTGGTGGAGTGAACCATTCAGGTCATGGAAGTTATCACGGATTTTTTGGCTTCAAGCAATTTTCTCATGAACGATCCGTTCTCAAACAATCACCAGTTTCTGCAATCAAGATGATGTATCCTCCCTACAACAATCTTGCCAAAAAGTTGGTGGACATAACAACGAAGTATCTAGCATAG